CATCATCTGCCTTGCCTTGACAGCAGAAGAAGTTGGCTTGTTAGGTAGCCAATACTTTGTAGAGCATCCACTCCTGCCGCTCGATAAAATCGTCTTCAATTTGAACGTTGATGGCGCTGGCTACAACGACACTACTATCGTTACTGTCATTGGTTGGGAACGCACCACAGCGATGCAAGATCTTGCAGAGGGCGCAAAGGCTTTTGGCTTAGGCGTCGTCTCAGACCCTGCACCTGATCAAAATCTTTTCGACCGCTCCGATAATGTCAATTTCGCTATGAAAGGCATTCCTGCACCAACCTTCAGCGAAGGCTTTAGAAGTTTTGATGCAGAAATTGGCAAATACTATCACCAAGTGGCTGACCAACCTGATGAGTATTTTAATTTTGCGTATTTGCACCGCTTCTGTCAAGCCTACATTCACGCCGCACGACGCATCGCTGATAGACGTGAGCGACCACGCTGGCAGAATGGCGACAAATACGAGCCTGCATTCAAGCGCCTCTATGGCATGCAATAACTTGCACTAACGTATCTTTGTAGAGTTATATCCTACTGGAAACAGACGCAAAAAACACCAGACACTATCATCAAACTCAATGGACGGCACTGCACTTGTTTTCACCAACGGCTTGCTCCACACACAACATGCAAAAACTGCGCATGGGCTGATTCGCGGCACAGAGCGCTTCAAGATTCTAGGCATTCTCGATCAGGTCAGTGCTGGCAAAGATGCCGGCGTTGTCTTAGATGGCAAGGCACGGCAGATTCCCGTCTTTGCTTCGCTTGCTGAAGCCCTTGAAAAGATTGAGCAGAAGATTGATTTCTGCATCGTGGGCATTGCTGTTGCAGGCGGTAAGCTGCCCGAAGACTTTCAAGCCACGCTTAAAGACGCGATTCGTGCAGGACTATCCATTGTCAATGGCTTGCACGATTTTCTCTCCGAGATGCCCGACTTTCAAGCCCTTGCTGCGCAGCATGGCGTGCAACTCATTGATGTGCGCAAACCCAAGCCCACATCAGAGCTGTCGTATTGGTCGGGACGCATTCACAAAGTTACTACGCCGCGTGTTGCAGTTTTGGGGACAGACTGCGCTTTGGGCAAACGCACCACTTGCCGCTTTCTCACACAAGCTGCATGCGCACAAGGCTTGCGCGCAGAAATGATCTACACCGGTCAAACTGGCTGGATGCAAGGCAGCAAGTATGGCTTTATTTTTGATGCCACAATCAATGACTTTATCACCGGTGAAATCGAAAGTGTGCTGGTGCGGTGCTTCGAGGAAGCCAAGCCCGACATCATGTTCATTGAAGGACAATCTGCCCTGCGCAATCCTTTAGGTCCATGTGGCAGTGAGTTTATTATCTCAGGGCAAGCCAAGGGCGTTGTTTTGCAGCACAAACCCTCGCGCCGTTATTTCAAAGGCACAGAGAATTTTCCCGTTGAGATCCCTTCCGTGAAAAGTGAAATTGAGCTCATTCGTTTGCTTGGTGCTGAAACGCTTGCACTGGCACTAAACACTGAGGGGCTAACCCCTCAACAAGCATGGCAGCTCAAGATGCAATATCGTGAGGAATTGGGTATCCCTGTTATCTTGCCGCTCGAAGAAGGTGTCGATGAAGCACTCGCTGCTATTCGCCGTTTCTTTAACATTTGATACCGCTGCCGATGAAAATTGCCGCTGTGCGCCTTCGCAAAGAAAATTTGGAGCTTACTCGACCTTACACGATTGCTTACAAAAGCGTTACTTCGGTTGAAAACGTCATCGTCGAAGTTGCTCTTGAAAACGGTATCGTAGGCTATGGTGCATCGAATCCTTCACCGCAGGTCGTTGGCGTCTCGCTCGATGAGGTCTTGCACGACTTGAAGCAAGATGATTTTGCATGGCTTCTTGGGCGCAACATCTGCGCTTTCGGTGAGTGCTGCCATGCCGTTCGGCAACGCTATGCACACAATGTCGGAGCAATGGCTGCTTTGGATATTGCACTGCACGATGCTTTCACACAATACCTGAATGTGCCACTGGTGAAATTCTTAGGTCAGAAACTTGATGCATTGCCAACTTCTATCACGATTGGCATTAAAGGTATAGAGGAAACCTTGCAAGAAGCAGAAGAATATCTTGGACGGCAGTTTCAGATTCTCAAGGTTAAAATTGGACAGTCACTCGAAGAAGATGTAGAGCGGCTTGTCAAGCTGCATGAGCATGTCGGTCATCGTGCTCGCCTTCGTGTCGATGCAAATCAAGGCTATGATGTGGCTACCTTGAAACGCTTTGTTGAACAGACGCGCACACTTGACCTCGAGCTCATTGAGCAGCCATTGCCTGCCGCTGCCATTGATGATATGAAATCCTTGCCTGACGACACTAAAGCCATGCTTGCTGCGGATGAATCCCTGCTTTACGCCAGCGATGCCCTGAAACTTGCTGCGCCACCCAGAGCCTGCCGTATTTTCAACATTAAACTCATGAAATGTGGCGGCATTACAAGCGCCCGTGAAATTGTTACCATTGCAGAACATGCGGATATAGAGTTGATGTGGGGCTGCAACGATGAAAGTGCAATTAGCATCGCTGCTGCTTTGCACCTTGCATTTGCTTCAAGTGCCACAAAGTATCTCGACCTTGATGGCAGTCTTGACCTTGCTCGCGATGTCGTTGTCGGCGGCTTTGAACTGCAGCACGGCATCATGCGTCCGCTTGACCGCCCCGGACTTGGTCTCACCCCTTCGCTTTGAGCACACACGTCTATTGAACCACGAAAAACAATATAGCAGCTATGACTAGGCATAGTGCTCCCACAAAGATAGGCACCCATGTTACAGCGCTTTGCCGCTCTAACACCGCCTCCTCAGGATTGTCAGGATTGTAGTAGACGGTTACAGCTGCACCGACAGGATATTTGTTTGCCATCTCACGTGCGTTGTACAGCATAAAGGCAGGCGCAAGCTGTGTTGATTGAAAACGCATGCCTGCCACGCTGTATTCATACTCGATTGTTAACCTGCCGCCTTCGCTATCGTCGACAAAATCAGAGTGCGTGATGTTGCCTTTTGTCTCCGCCCATGTCTGGACTTGAAACTGTCGATACTGGCTCACCACGCCAAAGATCATAAAGACCGCCCCCATCAGAAGTACGGCAAAGCTAAAAATTCGAAGCGCTATGTTGTTTTCCATATCAAGCTGCTAGGGTTCGACAATACCACGCATGTGATGCAGCAGGTACTCTTTTAGCCATAAAAATAAAATGTGCGCGCCGCAAAACTACGCCATCCTCTAATCTGCTTCAAAAACGCTTTGATAAGCGCGCCACAATGCTTAAACTTACAAGTTATTTTCTTGAGTTGCGCATTTTTGACACAACAGATTGCACGAGCTTACACAGCTGTGATTCTCATTCTTGATTATGGCGCAAGCAACTTGCGCTCAGTGCAAAAAGCCTTTGAGTACTTGGGCATTCCGGCTCGCTTGACAAATCAGCCGTGCGAGATTGCCACCGCCAAGAAAATTTTGCTGCCCGGCGTCGGTGCTTTTGGTAAAGCGATAGATGCTCTGCACCGTACAGGCTTTGCTGAAGCCATTGCTGAACACGCCGATAAAGGTCGTGACCTGCTTGGCATCTGCTTAGGTATGCAACTCTTACTTACCCAAAGCGAAGAAATGGGACTGCATCAGGGCTTAAATTTGCTGTCTGGACATGTGCGCAAGTTCGATAGTACGAAAGACAAAGTGCCGCAGATTGGCTGGAATAGCTTAGACCGTATACATCGCCACTCTGCGCTGTTCAAAGGCATCGATGAAGGGGAATACTTCTATTTCGTGCATTCTTACTACTGCGATATGACCGAGCCTTGCATTGCTGCAGAAGCCTTTTACGCTGGCGTAAGCTTTACAGCAGGCATCGAGAAAAATAATATCTTTGCTGTGCAGTTTCATCCAGAGAAGTCAGGTGAATCAGGCTTAAAAATTCTGAAAAATTTTGCAAGGCATTAAGCTTGAGTTCTAACCCTAAACTGCGACGAGGTCTGCTATGCTGATCATACCTGCTATTGACATTCGAGATCAGAAATGCGTCAGACTCACACAAGGCGATTTTGCGCGCGAAAAAGTCTACTTAGATAACCCCTGCGACATGGCGATTCTTTGGCGCAAACAGAATGCCAAAATGCTGCACCTTGTCGATCTCGATGCGGCACTTAAAGGCTCACCACAGAATTTTGAGACTATCAAGCGCATTGTAGAAACCCTTGATATTCCCATAGAAGTCGGTGGCGGCATTCGCACCATGCAAGATGCGGAGCGATATCTGCAAATCGGCGTCTGTCGCATTATCATTGGTTCAGCTGCAGTAACCAACCCCAATCTTGTCGCTGAACTCATCAAAGAATTTGACGCAAAGAAAATCGTCATCGGTATCGACGCTAAAAACGGCATACCGAGAGTCAATGGCTGGACAAGCGAGAGTGCACTTACAGACGTTGAACTGGGTCTGAAAATGAAAGAC
This genomic window from [Chlorobium] sp. 445 contains:
- a CDS encoding dipeptide epimerase, with translation MKIAAVRLRKENLELTRPYTIAYKSVTSVENVIVEVALENGIVGYGASNPSPQVVGVSLDEVLHDLKQDDFAWLLGRNICAFGECCHAVRQRYAHNVGAMAALDIALHDAFTQYLNVPLVKFLGQKLDALPTSITIGIKGIEETLQEAEEYLGRQFQILKVKIGQSLEEDVERLVKLHEHVGHRARLRVDANQGYDVATLKRFVEQTRTLDLELIEQPLPAAAIDDMKSLPDDTKAMLAADESLLYASDALKLAAPPRACRIFNIKLMKCGGITSAREIVTIAEHADIELMWGCNDESAISIAAALHLAFASSATKYLDLDGSLDLARDVVVGGFELQHGIMRPLDRPGLGLTPSL
- the hisH gene encoding imidazole glycerol phosphate synthase subunit HisH; this translates as MILILDYGASNLRSVQKAFEYLGIPARLTNQPCEIATAKKILLPGVGAFGKAIDALHRTGFAEAIAEHADKGRDLLGICLGMQLLLTQSEEMGLHQGLNLLSGHVRKFDSTKDKVPQIGWNSLDRIHRHSALFKGIDEGEYFYFVHSYYCDMTEPCIAAEAFYAGVSFTAGIEKNNIFAVQFHPEKSGESGLKILKNFARH
- the hisA gene encoding 1-(5-phosphoribosyl)-5-[(5-phosphoribosylamino)methylideneamino]imidazole-4-carboxamide isomerase, whose protein sequence is MLIIPAIDIRDQKCVRLTQGDFAREKVYLDNPCDMAILWRKQNAKMLHLVDLDAALKGSPQNFETIKRIVETLDIPIEVGGGIRTMQDAERYLQIGVCRIIIGSAAVTNPNLVAELIKEFDAKKIVIGIDAKNGIPRVNGWTSESALTDVELGLKMKDLGVERVIYTDISKDGMLTGISYAALKRFAEQTHLKVTASGGVASYKDFIALGELKPLGVDSVIIGKALYEETFPCQKLWHLYEKDIPLDTNFSTAVRRCPI